The following are encoded in a window of Saccharothrix longispora genomic DNA:
- the eccE gene encoding type VII secretion protein EccE gives MSVTTPPPGTPPVGAAPRPGGPPTPAGARPQAAGNAVRAALLKARRRTAGSSLGALPVANLVVLEVGVAIGLVLLAVGATGDGVEPVPMYIAAGVVLVALVLAFTRSRGRWLTQWINLVVRYNFRSHTRAAKRSGPVEMKPPSEEENSVIGPEDPRVALLRLAVPDLVIAKGVDHERRPLGMAWHQGAWTAVLLVDPAPGLITAVGSAPSLPLGALAPTLEDRGVVLDSISVIWHCYPGSAALPANSPALNSYLEVLGPLPAAARRTTWIAVRLDPRRCAAAIKERGGGVVGAHRALIGALSRVRNALESAGVSIRPLDSDELIRAGISAAELTSVAGSNNPVALREKWKGVTAGGVGHASYAITGWPSKGMRNNLNALTGVRALSSTLSMTISPSSEQGQVGLRGLVRVSARTPSELDRADDKLKALADKLDITLTPLNGLQVSGLAATLPLGGVA, from the coding sequence ATGTCGGTCACTACTCCGCCTCCGGGCACACCACCCGTGGGCGCGGCTCCCCGCCCGGGCGGCCCGCCCACCCCCGCGGGGGCACGTCCGCAGGCCGCCGGCAACGCCGTGCGCGCCGCCCTGCTGAAGGCCCGTCGCCGCACCGCCGGTTCGAGCCTGGGCGCACTGCCGGTCGCCAACCTGGTCGTGCTGGAGGTCGGTGTCGCGATCGGCCTGGTCCTGCTGGCCGTCGGCGCCACCGGTGACGGCGTCGAACCCGTCCCGATGTACATCGCGGCAGGCGTGGTGCTCGTCGCGCTCGTCCTCGCGTTCACCCGGTCCCGGGGCCGCTGGCTGACGCAGTGGATCAACCTCGTCGTGCGCTACAACTTCCGCTCGCACACGCGCGCCGCCAAGCGCAGCGGCCCGGTGGAGATGAAGCCGCCGTCGGAGGAGGAGAACTCGGTCATCGGCCCGGAGGACCCGAGGGTGGCGCTGCTGCGCCTCGCGGTGCCGGACCTGGTGATCGCCAAGGGCGTGGACCACGAGCGCCGCCCGCTGGGCATGGCGTGGCACCAGGGCGCGTGGACCGCCGTGCTGCTGGTCGACCCGGCGCCGGGCCTGATCACCGCGGTGGGCAGCGCGCCGTCGCTGCCGCTGGGCGCGCTGGCGCCCACGCTGGAGGACCGCGGCGTGGTGCTGGACTCGATCTCGGTGATCTGGCACTGCTACCCCGGCAGCGCCGCCCTGCCCGCGAACTCGCCCGCGCTCAACTCGTACCTGGAGGTGCTCGGCCCGCTGCCCGCGGCGGCCCGGCGCACCACGTGGATCGCCGTGCGGCTCGACCCGCGGCGGTGCGCGGCGGCCATCAAGGAGCGCGGCGGCGGCGTCGTGGGCGCCCACCGCGCGCTGATCGGCGCGCTGTCCCGGGTGCGCAACGCGCTGGAGTCGGCGGGCGTGTCGATCCGCCCCCTCGACTCCGACGAGCTGATCCGGGCGGGCATCTCCGCGGCCGAGCTGACGTCGGTGGCGGGCTCGAACAACCCCGTGGCGCTGCGCGAGAAGTGGAAGGGCGTGACGGCGGGCGGCGTGGGCCACGCGAGCTACGCCATCACCGGCTGGCCGTCGAAGGGCATGCGCAACAACCTCAACGCGCTGACCGGCGTGCGGGCGCTGTCGTCCACGCTGTCGATGACGATCTCGCCGAGCAGCGAGCAGGGTCAGGTCGGCCTGCGCGGCCTGGTGCGGGTGAGCGCGCGGACGCCGTCCGAGCTGGACCGCGCGGACGACAAGCTCAAGGCGCTGGCGGACAAGCTCGACATCACGCTGACCCCGTTGAACGGCCTCCAGGTCTCCGGCCTGGCGGCGACGCTGCCGCTGGGAGGTGTGGCGTGA
- a CDS encoding S8 family peptidase, producing the protein MGDVRTSWTRRPAGVGLATGTVFAVTAALTTFTAVAAEGDIRGLGAPNAVKDSYIVVLKDVGTSSASALGAKYRADVKHTYTSALRGFSATMTEARARELAADPSVSYVQQDAVVTIAGTQAPTPSWGLDRVDQAALPLDNSYTYPNEGEGVTAYIIDTGIRSSHGDFAGRATSGRDTVDNDDDSSDCNGHGTHVAGTVAGTAHGVAKKAKLVGVRVLNCAGSGTYAGVIAGIDWVTANAVKPAVANMSLGGGADATVDQAVRNSIASGVTYGVAAGNSNGADACNFTPARTAEAITVGSTTSTDARSSFSNVGTCLDIFAPGTSITSAWHTNDTATNTISGTSMATPHVVGAAAVYLAANPTATPQQVRDALVNGATNGVVTDPRTGSPNKLLRVVGDVVQPPGGCEAKTNDADVAVPDLGTASSPIVVAGCAGKASATSRVEVHVKHSYRGDVVIDLVTPSGAVKQLKVQSGTDGADDVNATYAVNLSAENANGTWNLRVRDAYSQDTGYIDSWTLDL; encoded by the coding sequence ATGGGAGACGTTCGCACGTCCTGGACGAGACGGCCGGCCGGTGTCGGGCTGGCCACGGGCACGGTGTTCGCGGTCACCGCCGCGCTGACCACCTTCACCGCCGTCGCCGCCGAGGGCGACATCCGCGGCCTCGGCGCGCCGAACGCGGTCAAGGACAGCTACATCGTCGTGCTCAAGGACGTGGGCACGAGCAGCGCGAGCGCGCTCGGCGCCAAGTACCGGGCCGACGTGAAGCACACGTACACGTCGGCGCTGCGCGGCTTCTCGGCGACGATGACCGAGGCGCGGGCGCGCGAACTGGCCGCCGACCCGTCGGTGTCCTACGTCCAGCAGGACGCGGTGGTCACCATCGCGGGCACGCAGGCGCCGACCCCGTCGTGGGGCCTGGACCGGGTCGACCAGGCCGCGCTGCCGCTGGACAACTCCTACACGTACCCGAACGAGGGCGAGGGCGTCACCGCCTACATCATCGACACGGGCATCCGCTCCTCCCACGGCGACTTCGCCGGCCGCGCCACCAGCGGCCGCGACACCGTCGACAACGACGACGACTCCAGCGACTGCAACGGCCACGGCACGCACGTCGCGGGCACCGTCGCGGGCACGGCCCACGGCGTGGCCAAGAAGGCCAAGCTGGTCGGCGTCCGGGTGCTCAACTGCGCCGGCTCCGGCACCTACGCGGGCGTCATCGCCGGCATCGACTGGGTCACCGCGAACGCGGTCAAGCCGGCCGTGGCCAACATGTCCCTCGGTGGCGGCGCGGACGCCACGGTCGACCAGGCCGTGCGCAACTCCATCGCCTCGGGCGTGACCTACGGCGTCGCCGCGGGCAACAGCAACGGCGCGGACGCGTGCAACTTCACCCCGGCGCGCACCGCGGAGGCGATCACGGTCGGCTCCACGACCAGCACCGACGCCCGGTCGTCGTTCTCGAACGTCGGCACCTGCCTGGACATCTTCGCGCCGGGCACGTCGATCACCTCGGCCTGGCACACCAACGACACGGCCACCAACACCATCTCGGGCACGTCCATGGCGACCCCGCACGTCGTCGGCGCGGCCGCCGTCTACCTGGCCGCCAACCCCACCGCGACCCCGCAGCAGGTCCGCGACGCGCTGGTGAACGGCGCCACCAACGGCGTCGTCACCGACCCGCGCACCGGTTCGCCGAACAAGCTGCTCCGCGTCGTCGGCGACGTCGTCCAGCCGCCCGGCGGCTGCGAGGCGAAGACCAACGACGCCGACGTCGCCGTCCCGGACCTGGGCACCGCGTCCAGCCCGATCGTCGTGGCCGGCTGCGCCGGCAAGGCGTCCGCCACCTCCCGGGTCGAGGTGCACGTCAAGCACTCGTACCGCGGCGACGTGGTGATCGACCTGGTGACGCCGAGCGGCGCGGTCAAGCAGCTCAAGGTGCAGTCGGGCACGGACGGCGCGGACGACGTCAACGCCACCTACGCGGTGAACCTGTCGGCGGAGAACGCCAACGGCACGTGGAACCTGCGCGTGCGCGACGCGTACAGCCAGGACACCGGGTACATCGACAGCTGGACCCTCGACCTCTGA
- a CDS encoding Uma2 family endonuclease: MSILEVEMSAALQHPVGPHTVDEWLALPPAEDGARTELIFGYLHVSPAASNEHQFASLELAVLLRSAIAASGREDLFAVQAVNVKISSAIRTGLIPDVVIVDRKQRGTSYPAHALVVAVELWSPGNTREERETKMAAYAAAGVPFMWAVFEEDDPRLVAHRLERDRYVVENVVRPGGPATVTASPIPVTVDLDDIMDW, from the coding sequence ATGTCGATCCTGGAGGTGGAGATGTCCGCAGCTCTGCAGCACCCGGTCGGCCCGCACACCGTCGACGAGTGGCTGGCCCTGCCCCCCGCGGAGGACGGCGCTCGCACCGAGCTGATCTTTGGATACCTCCACGTGTCTCCCGCAGCGTCCAACGAGCACCAGTTCGCCTCCCTGGAGTTGGCGGTGCTGCTCCGCAGCGCCATTGCCGCGTCCGGCCGCGAGGACCTGTTCGCCGTGCAGGCGGTGAACGTCAAGATCTCCTCCGCGATCCGCACCGGGCTGATACCGGACGTCGTGATCGTCGACCGCAAGCAGCGGGGGACGAGCTACCCCGCGCACGCCCTGGTGGTGGCCGTGGAGCTGTGGTCGCCGGGAAACACCCGCGAGGAGCGCGAGACCAAAATGGCCGCGTACGCGGCTGCGGGTGTGCCCTTCATGTGGGCGGTGTTCGAGGAGGACGACCCGAGACTGGTCGCGCACCGGCTCGAACGAGATCGCTACGTCGTCGAGAACGTGGTACGCCCCGGTGGTCCGGCGACCGTCACCGCATCGCCGATCCCCGTCACCGTGGACCTGGACGACATCATGGACTGGTGA
- the truA gene encoding tRNA pseudouridine(38-40) synthase TruA: MRLDLAYDGTDFSGWARQPGRRTVCGVLEDTTSTVLRHDVSLTVAGRTDAGVHAAGQVAHADLPSSVDVAALPKRLARALPPDVRVFSARVVPAAFDARFAALRRHYEYRVTDAPSGAHPLRRLDTLSWPRPLDLGALNDASALLLGERDFCAFCRRREGATTIRELQRLVWEREGDVLTAFVSADAFCHSMVRSLVGALLAVGEGRKPVGWPASLLSLTSRSSAVTVAPPHGLSLVRVDYPADDELAARAAVTRNVRVVTSP; encoded by the coding sequence GTGCGCCTGGACCTGGCGTACGACGGCACGGACTTCTCCGGGTGGGCGCGGCAGCCCGGGCGGCGCACGGTGTGCGGGGTGCTGGAGGACACGACGTCCACGGTGCTGCGGCACGACGTCTCGCTGACCGTGGCGGGGAGGACGGACGCCGGCGTGCACGCGGCGGGCCAGGTGGCGCACGCCGACCTGCCGTCGTCGGTGGACGTCGCCGCCCTGCCCAAGCGCCTGGCCCGGGCCCTGCCGCCGGACGTGCGGGTGTTCTCGGCGCGGGTGGTGCCCGCCGCTTTCGACGCCCGGTTCGCGGCGCTGAGGCGGCACTACGAGTACCGGGTGACCGACGCCCCGTCCGGCGCGCACCCGCTGCGGAGGCTGGACACCCTGTCCTGGCCCCGCCCGCTGGACCTGGGCGCGTTGAACGATGCGTCGGCGCTGCTGCTGGGGGAGCGGGACTTCTGCGCCTTCTGCCGACGTCGCGAGGGTGCGACGACCATCCGCGAGCTCCAGCGGCTGGTGTGGGAGCGCGAGGGGGACGTGCTGACGGCGTTCGTGTCGGCGGACGCGTTCTGCCACTCGATGGTGCGCAGCCTGGTGGGCGCGCTGCTGGCCGTGGGGGAGGGGCGGAAGCCGGTGGGCTGGCCCGCGTCGCTGCTGTCGCTGACCTCCAGGTCGAGCGCGGTCACCGTGGCCCCGCCGCACGGCCTGTCGCTCGTCCGGGTGGACTACCCGGCGGACGACGAACTGGCCGCGCGCGCGGCGGTGACGCGCAACGTCCGGGTGGTCACCAGTCCATGA
- the rplQ gene encoding 50S ribosomal protein L17: MPTPTKGPRLGGSPAHERLMLANLATSLFTHGRITTTEAKAKRLRPYAEKLISKAKVGDLHNRREILKVIRDKDIVHKLFAEIGPQFAERAGGYTRITKTLPRKGDNAPMAVIELVAEQTVTSEAERARKTKFAKDQAPKAAPAAEETKADEVEDQDAEAPESATKDATEEPAEGADDESAEPQAKKDES, translated from the coding sequence ATGCCCACCCCCACCAAGGGACCGCGTCTCGGGGGCTCGCCGGCCCACGAGCGGCTGATGCTGGCCAACCTGGCCACGTCCCTGTTCACGCACGGTCGGATCACGACGACCGAGGCCAAGGCGAAGCGGCTGCGCCCGTACGCCGAGAAGCTGATCAGCAAGGCGAAGGTCGGCGACCTGCACAACCGTCGCGAGATCCTCAAGGTCATCCGTGACAAGGACATCGTGCACAAGCTGTTCGCCGAGATCGGCCCGCAGTTCGCCGAGCGCGCCGGCGGTTACACCCGCATCACCAAGACGCTGCCGCGCAAGGGCGACAACGCCCCCATGGCCGTGATCGAGCTGGTCGCGGAGCAGACCGTCACCTCCGAGGCGGAGCGCGCCCGCAAGACGAAGTTCGCCAAGGACCAGGCCCCCAAGGCGGCTCCGGCCGCCGAGGAGACCAAGGCCGACGAGGTGGAGGACCAGGACGCCGAGGCGCCCGAGTCCGCCACCAAGGACGCGACCGAGGAGCCCGCCGAGGGCGCCGACGACGAGTCCGCCGAGCCGCAGGCGAAGAAGGACGAGTCCTGA
- a CDS encoding DNA-directed RNA polymerase subunit alpha produces the protein MLISQRPSLSEEAVNETRSRFVIEPLEPGFGYTLGNSIRRTLLSSIPGAAVTSIRIDGVLHEFTTVPGVKEDVTDVILNLKELVVSSEEDEPVTMYLRKQGPGAVTAGDIVPPAGVTVHNPDLHIATLNGKGKLEIELVVERGRGYVPAVQNKQAGAEIGRIPVDSIYSPVMKVTYKVEATRVEQRTDFDKLILDVETKPSITPRDAVASAGKTLVELFGLARELNVDAEGIEIGPSPAEADTIAAFAMPIEDLDLTVRSYNCLKREGIHTVGELVSRSEADLLDIRNFGAKSIDEVKMKLVGLGLALKDSPPGFDPSAAASDYPAEGWGADTTVDSHDDGQDYAETEQL, from the coding sequence GTGCTGATTTCCCAGCGCCCCTCGCTCAGCGAGGAAGCGGTCAACGAGACCCGCTCCCGGTTCGTCATCGAGCCGCTGGAGCCGGGCTTCGGTTACACCCTCGGCAACTCCATCCGCCGCACCCTGCTGTCGTCCATCCCCGGCGCGGCCGTGACCAGCATCCGCATCGACGGCGTGCTGCACGAGTTCACGACCGTGCCCGGTGTGAAGGAGGACGTCACCGACGTCATCCTCAACCTCAAGGAGCTGGTCGTCAGCTCCGAGGAGGACGAGCCGGTGACCATGTACCTGCGCAAGCAGGGGCCGGGTGCGGTGACCGCCGGCGACATCGTGCCCCCGGCCGGTGTCACCGTGCACAACCCCGACCTGCACATCGCCACCCTGAACGGCAAGGGCAAGCTGGAGATCGAGCTCGTGGTCGAGCGCGGTCGCGGCTACGTCCCCGCCGTGCAGAACAAGCAGGCCGGTGCCGAGATCGGCCGCATCCCCGTCGACTCGATCTACTCGCCCGTCATGAAGGTGACCTACAAGGTCGAGGCCACCCGTGTCGAGCAGCGGACCGACTTCGACAAGCTGATCCTCGACGTGGAGACCAAGCCCTCCATCACGCCGCGCGACGCCGTCGCGTCCGCGGGCAAGACGCTGGTGGAGCTGTTCGGCCTCGCGCGCGAGCTGAACGTCGACGCCGAGGGCATCGAGATCGGACCGTCGCCCGCCGAGGCCGACACCATCGCGGCGTTCGCGATGCCGATCGAGGACCTGGACCTCACCGTCCGGTCGTACAACTGCCTCAAGCGCGAGGGCATCCACACGGTGGGCGAGCTGGTCTCGCGCAGCGAGGCGGACCTGCTGGACATCCGCAACTTCGGCGCCAAGTCGATCGACGAGGTCAAGATGAAGCTCGTCGGCCTCGGCCTCGCGCTGAAGGACAGCCCCCCTGGGTTCGACCCGTCGGCCGCCGCGTCCGACTACCCCGCCGAAGGCTGGGGCGCGGACACGACCGTGGACTCCCACGACGACGGCCAGGACTACGCGGAGACCGAGCAGCTCTGA
- the rpsD gene encoding 30S ribosomal protein S4: MARYTGPATRISRRLKVDLVGGDQAFERRPYPPGQHGRGRIKESEYLLQLQEKQKARYTYGVLEKQFVRYYKEAVRRTGKTGENLLQILESRLDNVVYRAGLARTRRQARQLVSHGHFLVNGQKVNIPSYQVSKFDIIDVKPKSLPTLPFEAARASFGDRPIPAWLQVVQSNLRILVHQLPERAQIDTPVTEQLIVELYSK, translated from the coding sequence ATGGCTCGTTACACCGGACCGGCCACGCGCATCTCGCGTCGCCTCAAGGTCGACCTCGTCGGTGGGGACCAGGCGTTCGAACGCCGTCCCTACCCGCCCGGCCAGCACGGCCGCGGTCGCATCAAGGAGTCGGAGTACCTGCTCCAGCTCCAGGAGAAGCAGAAGGCCCGCTACACGTACGGCGTGCTGGAGAAGCAGTTCGTCCGCTACTACAAGGAAGCGGTCCGCCGCACCGGCAAGACCGGTGAGAACCTGCTGCAGATCCTGGAGTCCCGCCTGGACAACGTGGTGTACCGCGCCGGTCTCGCGCGCACCCGTCGCCAGGCCCGCCAGCTGGTCAGCCACGGCCACTTCCTGGTCAACGGCCAGAAGGTGAACATCCCCAGCTACCAGGTGTCGAAGTTCGACATCATCGACGTGAAGCCGAAGTCGCTGCCCACGCTGCCCTTCGAGGCCGCGCGTGCGTCGTTCGGCGACCGGCCGATCCCGGCGTGGCTCCAGGTCGTGCAGTCCAACCTGCGCATCCTGGTCCACCAGCTGCCGGAGCGGGCGCAGATCGACACGCCCGTCACCGAGCAGCTGATCGTCGAGCTCTACTCGAAGTGA
- the rpsK gene encoding 30S ribosomal protein S11: MPPKSRTGAGVKKVRRKEKKNVSHGQAHIKSTFNNTIVSITDPLGNVISWASAGHVGFKGSRKSTPFAAQMAAENAARKAAEHGMRKVDVFVKGPGSGRETAIRSLQAAGLEVGTIQDVTPQPHNGCRPPKRRRV, encoded by the coding sequence ATGCCACCCAAGTCCCGCACGGGCGCCGGGGTCAAGAAGGTCCGGCGCAAGGAAAAGAAGAACGTCTCGCACGGCCAGGCCCACATCAAGAGCACGTTCAACAACACCATCGTGTCCATCACGGACCCGCTGGGCAACGTGATCAGCTGGGCTTCCGCCGGCCACGTCGGCTTCAAGGGCTCGCGCAAGTCGACGCCCTTCGCCGCGCAGATGGCCGCGGAGAACGCCGCGCGCAAGGCCGCCGAGCACGGCATGCGCAAGGTGGACGTGTTCGTGAAGGGTCCCGGCTCCGGCCGCGAGACCGCGATCCGTTCGCTGCAGGCCGCCGGTCTCGAGGTCGGCACCATCCAGGACGTGACCCCGCAGCCCCACAACGGCTGCCGCCCGCCCAAGCGGCGCCGGGTCTGA
- the rpsM gene encoding 30S ribosomal protein S13, with product MARLAGVDLPREKRLEIALTYIFGIGRTRSKEVLTATELSPDLRVKDLGDTDLAKLRDYIENNFKVEGDLRREVQADIRRKMEIGTYQGLRHRRNLPVRGQRTKTNARTRKGPKKTVAGKKKAGKK from the coding sequence ATGGCACGACTCGCTGGCGTCGACCTCCCCCGCGAAAAGCGGTTGGAGATCGCGCTGACCTACATCTTCGGCATCGGTCGCACGCGGTCCAAGGAAGTGCTGACCGCCACCGAGCTGTCCCCCGACCTCCGGGTCAAGGACCTCGGCGACACCGACCTGGCGAAGCTGCGGGACTACATCGAGAACAACTTCAAGGTCGAGGGTGACCTCCGCCGCGAGGTTCAGGCCGACATCCGCCGCAAGATGGAAATCGGCACCTACCAGGGTCTGCGCCACCGTCGCAACCTGCCCGTCCGCGGGCAGCGCACCAAGACGAACGCGCGCACCCGCAAGGGTCCGAAGAAGACCGTGGCGGGCAAGAAGAAGGCCGGCAAGAAGTAA
- the rpmJ gene encoding 50S ribosomal protein L36 produces the protein MKVQPSVKKICDKCKVIRRHGRVMVICENLRHKQRQG, from the coding sequence GTGAAGGTCCAGCCGAGCGTCAAGAAGATCTGCGACAAGTGCAAGGTGATCCGCCGCCACGGCCGGGTCATGGTCATCTGCGAGAACCTGCGCCACAAGCAGCGCCAGGGCTGA
- the infA gene encoding translation initiation factor IF-1 encodes MGKKDGAIEVEGRVVEPLPNAMFRVELENGHKVLAHISGKMRQHYIRILPEDRVVVELSPYDLSRGRIVYRYK; translated from the coding sequence ATGGGCAAGAAGGACGGGGCCATTGAGGTCGAGGGCCGCGTAGTAGAACCGCTCCCCAACGCGATGTTCCGCGTCGAGCTGGAGAACGGTCACAAGGTCCTGGCACACATCAGCGGCAAGATGCGTCAGCACTACATCCGCATCCTCCCTGAGGACCGGGTTGTCGTGGAGCTCTCGCCCTACGACCTGTCCCGCGGGCGCATCGTCTACCGCTACAAGTGA
- a CDS encoding DUF1707 SHOCT-like domain-containing protein — MTQPPVRPGDLRASDADRELVQDWLRRAHADGSLDLEEFDARVVHAWQARTRGDLAALTADLPQVPTPLLPTPLAPPAAPPPLPPRRQSGVGRTVLRVLTTLWLSVSAVNLVVWFLVSVLGGNGVAYPWFLWVALVPGSVLGSVWLTTRR; from the coding sequence GTGACGCAGCCGCCCGTGCGCCCCGGCGACCTCCGCGCCTCCGACGCCGACCGCGAACTGGTCCAGGACTGGCTCCGCCGCGCCCACGCGGACGGCAGCCTCGACCTGGAGGAGTTCGACGCCCGCGTGGTCCACGCCTGGCAGGCCAGGACGCGCGGCGACCTGGCCGCCCTGACGGCCGACCTCCCGCAGGTGCCCACCCCGCTCCTGCCCACCCCGCTCGCGCCGCCCGCCGCCCCGCCGCCCCTCCCGCCTCGGCGGCAGTCCGGTGTCGGCCGGACGGTGCTCCGGGTGCTCACCACGCTCTGGCTGAGCGTGAGCGCGGTGAACCTGGTGGTCTGGTTCCTGGTCAGCGTGCTGGGCGGGAACGGCGTCGCGTACCCGTGGTTCCTGTGGGTGGCGCTGGTCCCGGGCTCGGTCCTCGGCTCGGTGTGGCTGACCACCCGCAGGTGA
- the map gene encoding type I methionyl aminopeptidase, which translates to MIEIKSRGQLEAMRAAGLVVARTLALLTAHTKAGVSTAELDELAEQSIRDAGAVPSFKGYHGFPASICASVNEQVVHGIPARTQVLAEGDLISIDCGAILDGWHGDSAVTLAVGAVSDAELKLSEATRRSMEAGIAAAVPGNKLSDISFAIESATILAGEEHGIEYGIVDGYGGHGIGTKMHMDPFLPNHGKPGKGPRLKVGMAIAIEPMLTLGSESTVELDDGWTVVTADGSRAAHWEHSIAVTDDGPWVLTAPDEG; encoded by the coding sequence ATGATCGAGATCAAGAGCCGCGGCCAGCTGGAGGCCATGCGGGCCGCCGGGCTGGTCGTGGCGCGCACCCTGGCGCTGCTGACCGCGCACACCAAGGCCGGGGTCAGCACCGCCGAGCTGGACGAGCTGGCGGAGCAGAGCATCCGGGACGCCGGGGCGGTCCCGTCGTTCAAGGGCTACCACGGCTTCCCGGCGTCGATCTGCGCGTCGGTGAACGAGCAGGTGGTCCACGGCATCCCGGCGCGGACGCAGGTCCTCGCCGAGGGCGACCTGATCTCGATCGACTGCGGCGCCATCCTCGACGGCTGGCACGGCGACTCGGCCGTCACGCTCGCGGTGGGCGCGGTGAGCGACGCCGAGCTGAAGCTGTCCGAGGCCACCAGGCGGTCGATGGAGGCGGGCATCGCCGCCGCCGTGCCCGGCAACAAGCTGAGCGACATCTCGTTCGCCATCGAGTCGGCCACGATCCTGGCGGGCGAGGAGCACGGGATCGAGTACGGCATCGTGGACGGCTACGGCGGTCACGGCATCGGCACCAAGATGCACATGGACCCCTTCCTGCCGAACCACGGCAAGCCCGGCAAGGGCCCGAGGCTGAAGGTCGGCATGGCCATCGCCATCGAGCCGATGCTGACGCTGGGCAGCGAGAGCACGGTGGAGCTGGACGACGGCTGGACCGTCGTGACGGCCGACGGCTCCCGCGCGGCGCACTGGGAGCACTCCATCGCCGTCACGGACGACGGCCCCTGGGTGCTGACCGCCCCCGACGAGGGCTGA
- a CDS encoding adenylate kinase — protein sequence MRLVLVGPPGAGKGTQALVLSTKLGVPHISTGDLFRAHISRQTDLGKEVQEYLDSGELVPDEVTNEMVRDRLAQADATGGFLLDGFPRNVAQAGVLGEMLAAAGHALDAVLEFRIDEDVVVERLLARGRTDDKEEVIRHRQQVYRTETAPLLDHYADIVVSIDAVGDVDEISERALRALRDVK from the coding sequence GTGCGACTCGTTCTCGTCGGCCCGCCCGGAGCGGGCAAGGGCACGCAGGCCCTGGTCCTCAGCACCAAGCTCGGCGTGCCGCACATCTCCACGGGGGACCTCTTCCGCGCCCACATCAGCCGGCAGACCGATCTCGGCAAGGAGGTCCAGGAGTACCTGGACTCCGGCGAGCTCGTGCCGGACGAGGTGACCAACGAGATGGTCCGCGACCGGCTGGCCCAGGCGGACGCCACGGGCGGCTTCCTGCTCGACGGCTTCCCGCGCAACGTGGCCCAGGCGGGCGTGCTGGGCGAGATGCTCGCCGCGGCCGGGCACGCGCTCGACGCGGTGCTGGAGTTCCGGATCGACGAGGACGTCGTGGTCGAGCGCCTGCTCGCCCGCGGTCGCACGGACGACAAGGAAGAGGTCATCCGGCACCGCCAGCAGGTGTACCGCACGGAGACCGCGCCGCTGCTCGACCACTACGCCGACATCGTCGTCTCGATCGACGCGGTGGGCGACGTGGACGAGATCAGCGAGCGCGCCCTCCGCGCGCTGCGCGACGTGAAGTGA